The stretch of DNA GGCATCGGTGACTGGGATGTGTTCCTTCTTGCCGGGCGCTATACGCTTCTTGAACAGACGCCGATGCAGGATCTGTTTCCGGCCTGCCGTGCCGCCGGCACCTCTATCATCTGTGGCGGTCCATTCAATTCCGGTGTTCTTGTCGGAAGGGAGATGTGGAACTACGCGGCCGCCCCCGCTGCGGTGGTCGACCGGGTCCGGGCGCTTGGCGCGGTGGCCGATGAATTTTCAGTGCCGCTGGCCGCGGCGGCACTGCAGTTTCCGCTTGCCAATGACATCATCACCTCGGTGATCCCCGGACCACGCAACGCTGCCGAGTTGCAGCAGATCCTCGACTGGTTCAACCTGCCGATTCCGGCTGATTTCTGGGCAACACTGAAATCACGGGATCTGCTTGCGGACGACATCCCGGTGCCTGCCGCCTAGGATCGGGCGACGGTTCTGCTTTGCAGGTCGTGAAATTCTTCGATAACGGACGATACCGCCTCGATATGCGGCAGGTGGCCGACCGCCTCGATCACGCGCAAGCCCGGCATCGGCTGTTCCGGCGGTGCGGCGATTTCGTCAGCAGCGCCCCACAGCGTCATGTGGGGAATGGCAGGCGGATATGACGGTGCTGATGCCGATGTCAAAGCCCCGGCAATCTGCCGCAGCGCCTGCCGTCGCCCATCGGATCGCAGCGTTTCGACAAAGGCGTCTGCCATCCGCCTTGTCATCAGGGTCTTGCGTGTCACAAGCCGCCGCATGAAGGTCAGCGCGGCCTCGCCATCCTCCAGTTCGGACAGGCTTTGGATGAAATCACCGTCTGGCTGGCCTGCCACACCTGCAGGCGCCAGCAGCAGCAGCCCCGCAACATCAAGGCTGGCACTGGCGGCAAGATGAAGCGCCAGCGTCCCGCCAAGCGAGTGGCCGATAATCAGCGGCGTTGTCAGCCTGTCTGTGATCGCGACCTCAATCGCGGCGGCAAGCGCCTGCGGGGTGCCGTCACCGGCCTCATTCCCGGCACTGCCATGGCCGGCATATTCAACTGCCCAGAGTGTGGCGGTCTCGCAGATCTGCGGGGCCACGGCAAGCCATGACATGCGGTCGGCCCCAAAACCGTGGATCAGAAGGACATCAGGCCCATGACCGCCGATCCGGTGCAGAACAACATCGATCATTCAATCACGCCGAGAACGGCACCAACTTCCGTCAGTTCACCCTCGCCGATGCGGATTTCGGCAAGCGTGCCATCACATGGTGCCTCGATCTCGAGTGCGGCCTTGGTTGTCGAAATCACCACCACGACCTCACCGCTTGAAACATCATCGCCAACGCCGGCAACCCATTCCGTGACCTCTGCCTCGGTGACCTCGTTGCCAAGCTGCGGTACCAGAATCTCAGTTGCCATTAGCTTAGTTCCCTCTTCCTGTATTGATCATTTCTCGTTGGTATCATTCGCTGCATCTAAAGCTTGCCCGGCGGATCAAAGGCCACGCTTTGCCATGCCGGCAATATCCCAGGTGCGAAGTCCCCGCCGGTTGACCCGCTTTTCAGCGAAGAAATCCCCAAACACGGCATCGCATATATCGTGCGGCTGCGGCGCATAGGTGTCTTCCATATCCGCACCGGGGGCAATCCAGTTCGGCGCGCCAAGCACAATCGGGGCAGCCTTCAGATCGGCAAAGGCCAGGCGGGTTACATTGGCCGCCACCGTATTGGCAAAGCTGCCGCGCTCGACCGCTTCGGATATGATGATCAGTCTGCCGGTCCGGGCCACCGAAGCGAGAACGCTGTCATAATCAAACGGGACAAGCGTGCGGGCATCAATGATGTCTGATTCAATGCCGTGGGTTGCCAGATCCTCTGCCGCCGCCAGCGCCGGGTAGAGTGACGGGCCAATGGTCAGCATCGTGACATCGTCGCCGGACCTGCGCAGCGCCGCCTCGCCGAAGGGCATGCGGAAATAATCTGCCGGCACACCATCGGGCTCGAAAATTTCAACCCGGTCATAGAGACGCTGGCTTTCGAACACCATGGTCGGATCATTTCCCGACAGCGCCGTTGCCATCAGACCCTTGGCATCATGCGGCGTCGCCGGATAGATCACCCGAAGCCCCGGCACATGCGTCACCAGCGAGGTCCAGTCCTGGGAATGCTGGGCACCATATTTCGATCCAACCGAGGCCCGCAGCACCACAGGAAGTCGCAATTCACCAGCTGACATGGCCTGCCATTTGGCAAGCTGGTTGAAGATTTCATCGCCCGCCCGGCCAATGAAATCGGCATACATCAGCTCGACAAGCGCCCGTCCGCCGGCAAGCGCATAGCCAACCGCCGTCGACACGATCGCGGCTTCGGAAATCGGCGAATTGAACAGTCGGTGATAGGGAATGATGTCGGCAAAGCCGCGATGGACACCAAAGGCCCCGCCCCAGTCCCGGCATTCTTCACCATAGGCAATCAGGCTTTGATCATGCACAAGATGATGCAGGATCGCCTCGGACAGCGCATCGCGGACCGTGACCGCCCGCATTGGCGACTGCATGTTCCCGTCATCATCAATGCCAAACCTTGCCTTGCGCGCGATTGATTTTATCGCGCCGATATCGGCCGGGTCGGCAAGCAGATCGTCGGCCCTGCCGTCAAGGTCGACCAGCTCGCCATTGAAGGTCATGTCGCCAATGATTGTCGGGCTGGCCGCAATGTCCACTGCCGGCGCGTTCTGCCTGTCAACGACAGCCCGGGTTACCGCCCGGATCTGGCTTTCGACCGCCGCCACCATGTCATCGGCTGCGGCCTCGGTAATGACGCCGCCTTCGACAAGCCGATTGCGATAGCGTGCGATCGGGTCATGCGCCTGCCATGCCTTCATCTCATCGCGCGAGCGATAGGCGTTGGTATCGGTCGTTGAATGGCCGGAATACCGATAGCATTCGATATCCAGCAGCGCCGGCCCCTGCCCGGCACGCAGCAGATCGGCCTTGCGCGCCACGGCATCCGCCACCGCAAGCGGGTTCGATCCGTCCACCGTTTCGGCGTGGAGCTGGGCAGGGCTGACCCCCGCGCCAATCCGCGAGAGCCTGTCCCAGGCCATTGTTTCGCCGCGTGTCTGCCCACCCATGGCGTAGAAATTGTTGGTGAAGCAGAACAGCACCGGCGGATTGTGATCGAAGGGTGGCTGCCAGAGCTGACGGAACTGACCCATACCGGCAAAATTCATCGACTCCCAGATCAGACCGCAGCCGGTGCTGCCATCCCCAAGATTGGCAACACAGATCGCACCGGACCGGGACAGATGCGCATGTAAAGCCGCACCAACCGCGATGCCGGATGATCCGCCGACAATGGCGTTGTTGGGATAAGCGCCAAAGGGCGTGAAAAAGGCATGCATGGAACCGCCCATGCCCCGGTTGAATCCGGCGTCCCGCATGAAGATCTCGGCAAGAACACCGGTCAGAAGAAACGCCTCTGCTGTCGTGCCGCCAGCGCCGCCGACATGCGTCGACACAAGATCGAGAAGCTGACCACCACCATGATCCGCCATGATTGCATTCAGCCTGTCGCCATCAATGGCCGCCGCAGCCGCCAGCCCCTTGGCGATGATTTCACCGTGGCTGCGATGGGACCCGAAGATCTGATCCTGCGTGCGAAGTGCCATGGCGCTGCCAACCGCCGCCGCCTCCTGACCGACAGACAGATGTGCCGGGCCTTTGTAGACATAGTCTATGCCATGATAGGAGCCAGTCGATTTGAAGGCATGAAGCATGCTTTCAAACTCGCGGATCACCAGCATATGGCGAAGTGCTTCACGAAGCGCCTCGTCACCCCATCTGGCACGCTCGTCCGCGATATCACTGTCATAGGCATGTACCGGAATCTCGGCAAAGCTGACACGGTCGGCCATGTAGGTCTTTTCAGGATCAATTGGCAGATGTTTTGGCATGTTGCTCGCTCTTCACAATACCGGTCGGGTTAAAGGCTTGTCAGTTCATCACGCCAGGGCGGGTTGCAGCCGGATCTGCCGCAATTGATCGCCGCCGCTTCGCCGGCACGCCGGACAACCGCGTGCAACGCCCTCTCGTCGATGGCCGCCAGAGCGGCGCGGCTGGCAAGGTCGTTTTCAACCACCCATGACAGGGTGCTGGCCATGAAGGTATCGCCGGCACCAACCGTATCGACAAGCGTCTCGACCGCGGGCGCATCCGCCTCGATCTCGATTCCGCCAAGAAAGGCCCGTGCGCCATCCCCACCAAGCGTCAGGATGAACAGGGCGGCATCACAGTCGGCACGGCAGTCGGCAAGCGCCGCCGCCAGTGTCCGGTCCGGATAGAGCCACATCAGATCCTCATCGCTCAGCTTGAAGATATCGGCATGGCGCATCATTCTCTTGATCCGCGCGACATAGCCGTCACGATCGGTGATCAGGCCGGGGCGTACATTCGGGTCAAGTGACGTCATCAGCCCGCGCTGCTGGCAATCGGCGAAAAACGCCTCCCAGACATCGGCATCGTCCCCGCCAATCAGCGCCAGCGAACCAACATGGAAAATTTTTGTCGCCTCGGGCATGTCGCGGTGCAGCCTGTCGAGGCTGACCTGTCGTTCAGCCGTGCCATTGCGATGGAAAGCATAGGAGGGGATGCCATCGGTGATCGACACAACGGCAAGCGAGGTCGGGTGCGGCACCCGGTCGGCGACAAGCCTGACACGGCTGCGGACCAGCGTGTCGGCAAGAAGAGCGCCCAGCGCATCCTCGGAAACAGGTGTGAGATAGGCGACATCCTGGCCCTGCCGTCCTGCCGCCATCGCGACATTGAATGGCGAGCCGCCAGGATTGGCGACATAGCGCGGCAGACCGGTTGCAGCGACATCGCCTGACACCAGGTCTATGAGGTTTTCACCACCAACGGAAATCATCCACTCACCCCTTCCGGTGCATTTGCCAGCTGTCAGGTTGGCACCTGATCAGCTAGGCCCCGTATCCCATCTGGGCACGCCCGAGGGGTGATAGCATGTCGGCCGTGAACCTGTCTTCGAAATCCACCTCGTAATTTTCGGCGGCAAAGTCGGGCGAACTTTCCCCGGCCTCGAAAGCGCGGCGTTGCTTGTCAAGAAACCGTTCATTCTTGGCACAGGCCGGCGCGGCACCGATATACATGACATTGCTGTACCCTGTTCCGGTGTGCCGGTCCTCGACTCCGTGAATGACGTCGGGATGCCACCAAACGGTATCGCCCGGCTCGACCACCGGGATCGGCACATAGGCACGCAGAATCTTCTGATGCCAGGTGTCATTGATGTATAGCGCCCGGGATGGCGCGGCACCGCACAACTCATCATCGGGCACGTCATCCTGCAAAGCACGCAGAATGACCCACGCCATGGCATTGGCAACCGGCACCAGATTCAGCGTGCCGTCACCGGGGCCCTGGCGGCTGAGCGCTGTCCACCCCTGATAGGTGCGGAACATCGAACAGACGGCCGGTGACGGTATTTCCTTGGTGGCCGTGCGATAGGCCGCATCAAACGGATCATAGGATTCGACATCCCCCGACAGAAGATGCCGGTAGACACCGCGGAACCCTTCATCAAGCCAGCGTTCCACCGAACCGCCATCAACATGCGCGCTGAGCCCAAGCGTGTCGTCGCCGGGTTCACGCTGGCGAAGCCGGTCGGCATAGAGACATTCCCTGTCAGGATCGAATTCGAGACCATTGTCGGAGGAAAATTTCCACAGGCGGTTCAACCAGCGCCGCGCCACCGCAAGTTCGGATGACGTGCGCGCCTCCATCTGCGGTTGCGACCAGTAGAGGCCGAGAATCTGGGGTCGGGATGACGACAGGCTGGCAAAATACTGGTCCATCCCCTCTTTCGCCTTCTGCCGTTCGTAGAAATCATTCCTTGCGACATAGTCCATCAGCCGGTCATTCCAGGAGGTCACAAGATCACGGTCGAAGGTGTTGCGGATGACCACAGCGCCGCGCTGCTTGATGCTGTCGACCAGCTGGTCACTGACCGACCCGGCGGCAACTTCGGCGAAATCACATTCCGGCACAGGCGAGGTGCCGGCATCGCGTTCGGCCTCGATCTGACGGATCTGCGCCTCGACAATCTCGTCAATCCTTGCAAAGGCCGCGGCCACATCCACACCGGAACTTTTCAGTTCGGATTTCACCCTGCGAATGGAATTGCGAAATTCGTCAGTCATCGTATCGGACATTGTCCGTCCCCCGGCTTGTTATCCTGCCAAACATGCTTCTATGATGCAGTGCAGCGGGGAGCATCGGCAAGCCTGTTGATGCAGAAAATTTGTACGATTTGAAATTTCCAATGGCGCGCCATTCCGGCCGCGCGGAGGAGTCTGACATGCGGATCGATGCCCATCATCATTTCTGGAACCCGGCCCGTGGTGACTATGGCTGGATGCCGGTGGACAATGCCACGCTGTATCGTAGCTATGGCCCGGCCGATCTGGCCCCGCATCTGGACGCAGCCGGCATTCAGGCCACCATTCTGGTACAGGCCGCCGCGACCGTTGAAGAAAGCGAATACCTTCTGGGGCTGGCTGATGCGACACCGCATGTGGCGGGCGTCATCGGCTGGGTTGATTTTGAAAATCCGGCGCATCGCGACCAGCTGAAACGACTTGCAGGACATCCCAAATTCAAGGGTGTGCGACCGATGATCCAGGATATTCGCGATGATGACTGGATGCTGAGAAATGATGTGCAATGGGGTTTCAAGACGATCGTCGATCTGGGATTGCGGTTCGAGGCGCTTGGCTTTCCGCGGCATCTGAAAAACTTCCTGACCATCCTGACACGGTATCCAGACATGAAGGCTGTTCTTGATCATTGCATGAAACCGCAGATCGCCGGCGGGTCGGATCAGGATTTCACCTTCTGGGCCGAGGGGATGACGAGGCTTGCCGAAGAGACCGGCGCCTTCTGCAAATATTCGGCGCTGATCACCGAGGCCAGTGCCAGCTGGTCGACCGATGATCTGCGCCCCTATGTCGAACATGTCATCACCGCCTTTGGTGCCGACAGGGTGATGTGGGGATCCGATTGGCCGGTTTGCCGGCTCCGCGGAGAATATGAAGACTGGCATGCTGCCGCGATGGAATTGACCGGATCGTTGAACAACACCGAAACAGCCGCAATTTATGGGCAAACAGCCAATAAATTCTATGATCTGGGGCTGTGACATGGCCGCCGCGAACCTGTCCTTGGCCTTCTTTCAATCCGGTCTGATATGCTATGGTCACGGCAACGTGCCAGCGCCATCGATTCATCCATTCGGCAATTCACTGTTTCGGGAAGCCTGAGGAAACATGTCCATAGTCCAATTCCTGCTGGAACTCGCCGGGGCGACAATCCTGTTGCTGTTTTCAGTGCGCATGGTGCGCACCGGCGTGGAACGTGCCTTCGGTGCATCGTTTCGAAGGATAATGACGCGGTCCAAGGCCCGTGTCAGGGCGGCCCTGGCCGGGGTGCTTCTTGCCACCATCATGCAAAGCTCGGTTGCGGTGGCGATGCTTGTGGCAGGGTTCATCAGTGCCGGCGCGCTGTCTTTCGAGATCGGCCTGCCAGCCCTGCTTGGCGCGGATCTTGGCTCGGCACTGGTCATCCAGTTCCTGAGCATGGAAATCGGCTGGCTGTCACCACTTCTTCTGGTTACCGGGGGATTGCTGTTCCTGCGAAGCGAGACCGTTCTGTTGCGGCAGGTGGGCCGGGCGCTGATAGGTGTGGCGCTGATACTGATTGCCCTTGATCTGATCCGCGGCACCGTAGCGCCGCTTCGTGAAAGCGATTTCCTGCCACAGCTCTCGACCATCCTGGAACGTGACTTCCTGACCGCCTTTCTGGCTGGCGCGATCCTGACATTCCTCATGCATTCGTCGGTCGCCGCGGTGTTGATGTTTGTGACCCTGGTGGCCACCGGCGCGTTGCCGCTGATGGTGGGCATATCACTCATGCTCGGGGCGAATCTTGGATCGTCATTGCTGCCCCTGTGGATGACGAGGGCGATGAACCCGAAGGCCCGTCAGGTGCCGTTGATGAACGCCCTTCTTCGTGGCAGCGCGGCCATCATCATGGTCATCATTGTCAACCGCTCGCCGCTTGTCAGCCTGCTGCCGGATATTGGTGCCGGGCAGCAAATCATCCTGGCGCATGTTCTGTTCAACGCGATGCTGCTGCTGGCGGTCCCGTTCAGTGGCATTTTCGGTGTCTGGGCGCGCCGCATGCTGCCCGAAGCCAGGGGTGAGCATGAGGACAAGCCGGCGCATTATCGGTCGGTGTTGAATCAGGATGCGCTCGAGGACACGACCTTGGCCCTTGCCTGTATCAGGCGCGAAATCCACCGCATGCTGATGGTTGTCGAGGAGATGATGCTGCCCGCGATGGAGCTGCTGGAAAGCTATGACAAGGAGCGGATGAACAAGGTTGTCGAAAAGGATCTGATTATCAACGACGCTCTGGACGGAACCCGCCTTTATGTGGCCGAACTGGCAACAAGAAAGGCATCATCGCGTGATCGCAAGGAAGTGCGACACCTTCTCGAATACGCCATCGCCATCGAGGCGGCGGGGGATGTGGTGTCCAAGACACTGGCCCAGCTGGCAATCAACCGGGCCAAGGATGATATCCGCTTTTCCCCCGAAGGATTGGCGGAGCTTCGTGGCATGCATGACCGTGTCGTCGCCAATATCGCGCTTGCCGGCAATGTGCTTGTCTCGGGCGATGTCGGCATCGCAAGACGATTGCTCGAGGAAAAGAGCGAGGTAACACACAACCAGCGCAAAAGCCGCAAGAGCCACCTGAAACGGCTGGCCGGGGGCCGTGTGGAAAGTCTGGAGTCCAGTGATATTCATCTTGAAACCAGCCTGGCTTTCAAGGAATTCAACAGCCATATCGCGGCCATTGCCTATCCCATCCTGTCACGTGAAGGACAGCTGCTGGACACACGGCTTGTCGCCGAGGGCTAGGAACGGCACCGCAACCGCCGCCATAGAGGCGAATCCGTGCCCCATTACCTCTGAAATGTGCCGAATCATGACATTCAATCACCATTTCATGGTGACGTGCCGGCGCATCCGCATTTGTTGATCCCTGTTTCAGCAATCAACAGCATGGCGCGGTGTTAAATTTTTCTGGCCTTGATTCAACAGGTTGTGACACATCAGCCTGCCACTGACAGCGCATATTGCATCAGGGCTGTGCAAAGAATTTGCTTGGCCGCCACCAGAATCGTCGCTAGCGTTTTATGAATATTAAGAATTCATATGCGACTACAATATGCCCTCGAATATCTCCATCCATGATCTCGAACTCATCGGCCTGCAGAAAATCTACGGGCAGACGGTTGCTGTGCGGCAGGTCGATCTGACCTTGAGCCAGGCACAATATTGCTGCCTTCTGGGCCCATCCGGCTGTGGCAAGACATCGCTTCTGCGGATGATTGCGGGCCATGAAACCATCAGCTCGGGCTCGGTGCTGATCGCCGGCGACGATGTATCGACAGCAGCGCCGGCATCACGTCCCACCTCGATGATGTTTCAGAGCTATGCGTTGTTTCCGCATCTGCGGGTCATCGACAATGTGGCCTTCGCGCTGAAGATCATGGGGGTCGGCAAGGTCGAAAGGCATGAACGGGCCTTTGCGATGCTGCAGGGTGTGCAGCTCGACGCGTTGGCGGACAGGTACCCGAACCAGCTTTCCGGCGGACAACAGCAGCGGGTGGCGCTTGCAAGGGCGCTGATTACCGAGCCGAAAATTCTGCTTCTGGATGAGCCTCTGTCGGCGCTTGATCCGTTTCTGCGGATTGAGATGCGGGCCGAGCTGAAAACGCTGCAGCGGAAGCTGGGGATATCATTCATCCATGTTACCCACAGCCAGGACGAGGCCATGGCACTTGCCGATCTGGTTCTGGTGATGAATGACGGGATTGTCGAGCAGACAGGCACTCCCATGGAGATATTCAACAAACCAAGGAATGCGTTCGTGGCAAATTTCATCGGTGGCCACAACGTGATTACAGACGGTCCCAAAACCTACGCAGTACGTGAGGACCGTATCAACATAACACCGAATGGAAACAGTCAGATTGGCGCTATCGAATTCATGGGGGCCAACGTCAAAATCAAGGTATTTGATGGAACCGGGGGAAATCTGACCGTAAGCCAGACTGACGAGGCGTTTGCCAAGATGAACATGAATATCGGCGACGCCGTTGATGTCAGCTGGAAAAAGAAAGATCAACTCGAACTGACTGGCTAGAAAGGACTTAAGACATGAAAAAGAATTTCAATCGACGCACCATGTTGAAGACAACAGGTGCCGCTGCCGCCTTTACCGGCTTCAGCCTCAGCGCACCGAATGTACTTCGGGCCAATGACAAGGTTGTCAGATATCTCGGCACCGCAACCACAATGGGAAGCGAGATCGACAAGAAGCTGTTCGACGACACCGGCATCAAGGTTCAGTACATCCCGGTCACGACAGATGAAGTGACCAAGAGGGTTCTGACCCAGCCAAACAGCTTCGACATTGTTGATACCGAGTATTTCAGCCTGCCAAAGCTTGTGCCGTCGGGAAACATCCTCGGTATGGATTCCAAGCGGATCACCGAATTCGACAACATCAGCACCACCCACACTCTGGGGGAAATCGGCGGCAAGAAGATTGGCGATCAGGGCACAGCCCCGAAAAAGGTCTTCTATCTGAAGGACGAGAATTCCAGCGAGTTCTCTGCTGAGCCGACCCGCTGGGCGACGCTGATCCCGACCGTATTCAACGCCGACACGCTTGGGATCAGGCCGGACCTGATCGGGCGCCCGATCAACACCTGGGCCGAGCTTCTGAACCCCGAGTTCAAGGGCAAGGCATCGATCCTGAACATCCCGTCGATCGGGATCATGGATGCCGCGATGGTGGTCGAGGCCATGGGCGAATACAAATATCCCGACAAGGGCAATATGACCCGCGAGGAAATCGACCTGACGATCGGCATCCTCATCGACGCCAAGAAGCAGGGGCAGTTCCGCGCCCTGTGGTCGGACTTTAACGAAAGTGTGAACCTGATGGCCTCGGGCGAGGTGGTGATCCAGTCGATGTGGTCGCCGGCCATTACGGCTGTTCGTACACAGGGTATCCCATGTGTCTATCAGCCGCTGAAGGAAGGTTATCGCGCCTGGGCCGTCGGCTTTGCGCTGTCTGCAGCCACCAAGGGGTATCAGGCCGATGTCTGTTACGAGTTCATCAACTGGTACCTGTCCGGCTTTGTCGGCGGCTATCTGAACCGTCAGGGCTATTACTCGGCGGTACCGTCCACAGCGAAGGAATATATGGCTCCTTACGAGTGGGATTACTGGATGCTCGGCAAGGCGGCCACCCAGGACATCATGGCACCCGATGGCAAGAAGCTGGCAGGTGCCGGCGAGGTCCGCGATGGCGGGTCCTTCGAAGAGCGGATGGGCGGCGTTGCGTGCTGGAACGCAACCATGGACGAAAACCGCTACATGGTTCGCAAATGGAACGAGTTCGTCGCGGCCTAAGCCGGAGACGCAGCAACAATATCTACGGCACTCTTGCGGGTGCCGTAGTCACGTTTTAGAGGATTAAAATTTGAATCGGCTCGAAAAATACAGCGCCACATTGCTTGCTCTGCCTTTTACGATTGTCATCGCGCTGTTTTTCGTCCTGCCATTGCTTCTGGTGGTGATGGTCAGCTTCTGGGACTATACCTCCTACAGCATTATCCCCGATTTCATCTTCACCAATTACGAAGATATTTTCTATGGCTGTATCGGCAAGCTGCCGGACCTCTGCACGGCCTTTTCGACATATCTGTCCACGATAAAATTTGTCTTCATCACCTGGCTGGTGACGCTGGTTATCGGCTTTCTGGTGGCGCTGTTCCTGGCATTCTGTGTGCGATCCTTGCCAATGCAGGTGGCGCTGTTCCTGCTCTGCACGATCCCGTTCTGGACATCCAACGTTATCCGGATGATTTCCTGGATCCCGCTTCTTGGCCGCAATGGGCTTGTGAATGCCGGCCTGATGGATGTCGGCATAATCGACTCACCGCTGGAATGGCTTCTCTATTCCGAATTCGCGGTGATTGTTGCCTTTGTCCATCTCTACACGCTGTTCATGGTCGTGCCGATCTTCAACTCGATGATGCGGATCGACAGATCGCTTCTCGAAGCCGCCTATGATTCCGGAGCCTCGACATGGCAGGCGCTGACCAATGTTGTGATCCCTCTGTGCCGGCCGGGCATGATCATCGGGTCCATTTTCGTGATCACCATCGTCATGGGCGACTTCCTGACGATCGGCGTCATGGGCGGGCAGCAAATCGCCTCAGTCGGCAAGATCATCAATGTGGAAATGCAATATCTGCAATTCCCGGCGGCAGCGGCGAATGCCGTGATCCTGATCATCACGACGCTGATGATCATTTTCGGCATGACGCGCATCGTCGATGTCCGCAAGGAGCTGTAAATGTTCGGGGCCCGCTTTCGACTGTTGATGACGTCCATTTTCTGTCTGTTCATCCTGTTCCTCTACGGGCCGATGATTTGCATTCTGGTGCTGTCATTTCAGGGGCCGGAGGGCGGCCTGACCTTTCCCATGCGGGGCTTTTCGACATTCTGGTTTGAATCGCTGTTCGACGGTGTTGGCGTAATCGATATCTGGAGCGCCTTTGGTCGATCCATTCGGCTTGGCCTTGTCGTCATGGTGATGACGGTCATTTTCAGCCTGATGGCAGGCATGGCCTTTCGGCGAAAATTCATGCTGGCCGGAGCGCTGTTCTACGCCACCGTATCAAGCCTGATTGTGCCATCAATCGTCATCAGCCTTGGCGTGGCACTGGAATTCCGTATCCTTGACGACATGATCAAGGCCTTTGGTGACAGCCATCAGATCACCTGGATCATCGAGGATTTCAGGACAACAATGGGGCTGTTCAGCTCGGGTCTTGGCGCACAGCTGACCTGGACGCTGCCCTTCGGGCTGCTGATCATGTTCGCCGTTTTCAACAGGTTCGATCCTTCCTATGAGGAGGCCGCGCGCGATCTTGGCGCAGGGCCTTGGAAAACCTTCACCGAAGCCGTGCTTCCGATCATCGCCCCGTCGCTGATCGGTGTGGCCCTGTTCGGCTTTACCCTTAGCTATGATGAACTGGCACGCTCGTCTCAGGCCATTGGCGGCTTGAACACCCTGCCGCTGGAATTGCGCGGGCTGACCACAACGGTGACGGACCCCACCATTTACGCCCTTGGCACATTGACCACCGGAATCAGTTTCGCGGTCATCGGTATCGCCCTGCTTCTGTATTTCACCCTGCGACGCCGCACGGTTGTTCACCGCAGTGCCTGAGGTGGCCCGGACATGAAACGGATCGCCTTCATAAATCCGAATGCCACCGAAGCCATGACGCAGAGCTGCGCGGCAAGCATGCAGACTGTGATTGGCAATCAGGTCGAGGTGCGCGCGGTCACCAACCATGATGGCCCGCCAGCCATTCAGGGCGAGGAAGACGGCAAGGCAGCCGTTCCCGGCATGCTGGCACGACTTGACCAGAACGCGGATTGTGACGGGTTTGTCATTGGCTGTTTCGACGATACCGGGCTGTTTGACGCCCGCGCCATGACCCGAAAGCCGGTTGTCGGCATCGGACAGGCGTCCTTTCATCTTGCGGCGTTGCGCCACGGCCCGTTTCACGTTCTGACGACGCTGGCCGTATCGATCCCGGTGATTGAAGAGAATATCGCGCGGCAAGGTTTTGCCGACAGCTGCCTTGGTGTGCTGGCCAGCGGCGTGCCCGTGCTGGAACTTGAACACAACCCCGTCCAATCGGCAGCGATTGTTTCAGACCATATCAACACCATTCAGGATGGCGTGACCAATCCCTGCATCATTCTTG from Alphaproteobacteria bacterium LSUCC0719 encodes:
- a CDS encoding ABC transporter permease — its product is MFGARFRLLMTSIFCLFILFLYGPMICILVLSFQGPEGGLTFPMRGFSTFWFESLFDGVGVIDIWSAFGRSIRLGLVVMVMTVIFSLMAGMAFRRKFMLAGALFYATVSSLIVPSIVISLGVALEFRILDDMIKAFGDSHQITWIIEDFRTTMGLFSSGLGAQLTWTLPFGLLIMFAVFNRFDPSYEEAARDLGAGPWKTFTEAVLPIIAPSLIGVALFGFTLSYDELARSSQAIGGLNTLPLELRGLTTTVTDPTIYALGTLTTGISFAVIGIALLLYFTLRRRTVVHRSA
- a CDS encoding aspartate/glutamate racemase family protein, which codes for MKRIAFINPNATEAMTQSCAASMQTVIGNQVEVRAVTNHDGPPAIQGEEDGKAAVPGMLARLDQNADCDGFVIGCFDDTGLFDARAMTRKPVVGIGQASFHLAALRHGPFHVLTTLAVSIPVIEENIARQGFADSCLGVLASGVPVLELEHNPVQSAAIVSDHINTIQDGVTNPCIILGCAGMTNIHATLQARHQATLIDPIIAAARLMPALL